A stretch of the Roseofilum reptotaenium CS-1145 genome encodes the following:
- a CDS encoding glycoside hydrolase family 57 protein, protein MAIGYLAFVLHAHLPFVRHPESNYVLEEEWLYEAITETYIPLIHIFEGLKRDGVDFKLTMSLTPPLVSMLMDPLLQKRYDHHLAQLQELIEKEIDRYKYHGHLKYLAEFYAQEFAKTRATWERYQGNLITAFKQFQDSNNLDIITCGATHGYFPLMRRQPETVWAQIKVACDHYQDIFGQLPRGIWLPECAYYEGVEKLLADAGLRYFLIDGHGIMYARPRPRFGTYAPIFTETGVAAFGRDHESSQQVWSSQVGYPGAPEYREFYKDLGWEAEYEYIKPYILPNGQRKNIGIKYHKISGRGLGLSEKELYDPYWAKEKTAEHAGNFMFNREYQVQHLHRIMQRPPIILSPYDAELFGHWWYEGPWFLDYLYRKTWFDQSTYAMTHLSDYLNDYPTQQVCRPAQSSWGYKGFHEYWLNETNSWIYPHLHQAADRMVELSIREGGDRLEERAINQCARELLLAQSSDWAFIMRSGTMVPYANRRTKSHLMRFNKIYDDVMAGSIDSGWLEKVEHMDNIFPNIDYRVYRPR, encoded by the coding sequence CCCTTTGTCCGTCATCCAGAAAGTAACTATGTCTTAGAGGAAGAATGGCTTTACGAGGCAATTACAGAAACCTATATTCCCTTAATTCATATTTTTGAAGGACTCAAACGGGATGGGGTAGACTTCAAACTAACCATGAGCTTGACTCCTCCACTTGTCTCCATGCTCATGGACCCCCTCCTACAAAAACGCTATGACCACCATTTAGCCCAACTCCAAGAATTAATTGAAAAAGAAATCGATCGCTACAAATATCACGGTCACCTCAAATATTTAGCAGAATTTTATGCCCAAGAATTTGCCAAGACTCGCGCCACTTGGGAGAGATATCAAGGGAACTTAATTACCGCCTTCAAGCAATTTCAAGATAGTAATAATCTCGACATTATCACCTGTGGCGCAACCCATGGTTACTTCCCCTTAATGAGAAGGCAGCCAGAAACGGTTTGGGCACAAATTAAAGTCGCTTGCGACCATTATCAAGATATCTTTGGTCAGCTTCCGAGGGGCATTTGGTTACCCGAATGTGCCTATTATGAAGGCGTAGAAAAACTGCTCGCTGATGCTGGACTACGCTATTTTCTCATTGATGGTCATGGGATCATGTATGCTCGTCCCCGTCCCCGGTTTGGAACCTATGCCCCCATTTTCACCGAGACTGGAGTAGCCGCTTTTGGCCGCGACCATGAATCCTCCCAACAAGTGTGGTCTTCTCAAGTTGGTTATCCAGGAGCGCCAGAATATCGAGAATTTTATAAAGACTTGGGATGGGAAGCAGAATATGAATATATTAAACCTTATATTTTACCCAATGGACAACGGAAAAATATTGGTATTAAATATCATAAAATCAGCGGTCGAGGCTTAGGATTATCAGAAAAAGAACTCTACGATCCCTATTGGGCAAAAGAAAAAACGGCTGAACATGCCGGGAACTTCATGTTTAATCGGGAATATCAAGTGCAACATCTGCACCGAATTATGCAACGTCCGCCAATTATTTTATCGCCCTACGACGCTGAATTATTTGGTCATTGGTGGTATGAAGGGCCTTGGTTTTTAGATTATCTGTATCGTAAAACTTGGTTCGATCAAAGCACTTATGCGATGACCCATTTATCGGATTATTTGAATGACTATCCTACCCAACAAGTGTGCCGTCCTGCCCAGTCAAGTTGGGGTTATAAAGGATTTCATGAATATTGGTTGAATGAAACCAATAGTTGGATTTATCCCCACTTACATCAGGCAGCCGATCGCATGGTAGAGTTAAGCATACGTGAAGGAGGCGATCGCCTGGAAGAAAGAGCCATTAACCAATGTGCTAGGGAACTCTTATTAGCCCAATCCTCCGATTGGGCGTTCATTATGCGGAGCGGAACCATGGTTCCCTATGCCAACCGGCGCACCAAATCCCATTTGATGCGCTTTAATAAAATCTATGACGATGTGATGGCAGGAAGTATTGATAGTGGTTGGTTAGAAAAGGTCGAGCATATGGACAATATCTTCCCCAACATTGACTATCGGGTATATCGTCCGCGCTAG
- a CDS encoding Uma2 family endonuclease, translated as MTHLTLDLETVNLTDEQYYQLCIRNKHLRFERNAHGDLVIMPPAGDETSNRNAGLTAQLWLWNEDQQLGVVFDSSAGFTLPNGAKRSPDTSWIPLEKWEKIPLEEREKFSHICPDFVVELMSPSDSWKATQKKMQEYLDNGAKLGWLINRQKKQVEIYRPDREVEKLDRPSTLSGEKILPGFVLKLSKIW; from the coding sequence ATGACTCATTTGACTCTCGACCTAGAAACCGTCAATTTGACTGATGAGCAATATTATCAGTTGTGCATCAGAAATAAGCATCTTCGCTTTGAACGTAATGCTCATGGAGATTTAGTCATTATGCCTCCCGCAGGTGATGAAACCAGTAATCGTAATGCTGGACTAACTGCTCAACTTTGGTTATGGAATGAAGACCAACAATTAGGTGTCGTATTTGACTCTTCAGCCGGTTTCACCTTGCCTAACGGTGCAAAACGCTCTCCCGACACTTCTTGGATTCCTCTCGAAAAATGGGAAAAAATACCACTAGAAGAACGAGAGAAATTTAGCCATATTTGTCCTGATTTTGTGGTCGAATTAATGTCACCAAGCGATTCATGGAAAGCGACCCAAAAAAAAATGCAAGAATATTTGGATAATGGAGCAAAATTAGGTTGGCTGATCAATCGACAGAAAAAACAAGTAGAGATTTATCGACCCGATCGAGAAGTGGAAAAATTAGACCGCCCTTCTACATTATCAGGAGAAAAGATATTACCCGGGTTTGTTTTGAAATTATCCAAAATTTGGTAA